Proteins found in one Saccharomyces cerevisiae S288C chromosome III, complete sequence genomic segment:
- the STE50 gene encoding Ste50p (Adaptor protein for various signaling pathways; involved in the mating response, invasive/filamentous growth and osmotolerance; acts as an adaptor that links the G protein-associated Cdc42p-Ste20p complex to the effector Ste11p to modulate signal transduction; localizes to cortical patches at the site of shmoo initiation, facilitating polarity establishment, and remaining at the shmoo tip during mating): MEDGKQAINEGSNDASPDLDVNGTILMNNEDFSQWSVDDVITWCISTLEVEETDPLCQRLRENDIVGDLLPELCLQDCQDLCDGDLNKAIKFKILINKMRDSKLEWKDDKTQEDMITVLKNLYTTTSAKLQEFQSQYTRLRMDVLDVMKTSSSSSPINTHGVSTTVPSSNNTIIPSSDGVSLSQTDYFDTVHNRQSPSRRESPVTVFRQPSLSHSKSLHKDSKNKVPQISTNQSHPSAVSTANTPGPSPNEALKQLRASKEDSCERILKNAMKRHNLADQDWRQYVLVICYGDQERLLELNEKPVIIFKNLKQQGLHPAIMLRRRGDFEEVAMMNGSDNVTPGGRL, translated from the coding sequence ATGGAGGACGGTAAACAGGCCATCAATGAGGGATCAAACGATGCTTCGCCGGATCTGGACGTGAATGGCACAATATTGATGAATAATGAAGACTTTTCCCAGTGGTCGGTTGATGATGTGATAACTTGGTGTATATCCACGCTGGAGGTGGAAGAAACCGATCCATTATGTCAGAGACTGCGAGAAAATGATATTGTAGGAGATCTTTTGCCGGAATTGTGCTTGCAAGATTGCCAGGACTTGTGTGACGGTGATTTGAATAAGGCCATAAAATTCAAGATACTGATCAATAAGATGAGAGACAGCAAGTTGGAGTGGAAGGACGACAAGACTCAAGAGGACATGATAACGGTACTGAAAAACTTGTACACTACTACATCTGCGAAATTGCAAGAATTTCAATCGCAGTACACAAGGCTGAGGATGGATGTCTTGGACGTAATGAAGACCAGCTCAAGCTCTTCTCCGATTAACACACATGGAGTGTCCACTACGGTACCTTCTTCAAACAACACAATTATACCCAGTAGTGACGGTGTGTCTCTTTCACAAACAGACTATTTCGACACAGTTCATAACCGACAATCACCGTCAAGGAGAGAATCCCCGGTAACGGTATTTAGGCAACCCAGTCTTTCCCACTCAAAATCTTTGCACAAGGATAGCAAAAACAAAGTACCCCAAATATCTACAAACCAATCTCACCCATCTGCCGTTTCAACAGCGAACACACCGGGGCCATCACCTAACGAGGCGTTAAAACAGTTGCGTGCATCTAAAGAAGACTCCTGCGAACGGATCTTGAAAAACGCAATGAAAAGACATAACTTAGCAGATCAGGATTGGAGACAATATGTCTTGGTCATTTGCTATGGGGATCAAGAGAGGCTGTTAGAATTGAACGAAAAGCCTGTGATCATATTCAAGAACTTAAAGCAACAGGGTTTGCACCCCGCCATTATGTTAAGAAGAAGAGGTGATTTCGAAGAAGTAGCAATGATGAACGGAAGTGACAATGTCACCCCCGGTGGAAGACTCTAA
- the HIS4 gene encoding trifunctional histidinol dehydrogenase/phosphoribosyl-AMP cyclohydrolase/phosphoribosyl-ATP diphosphatase (Multifunctional enzyme containing phosphoribosyl-ATP pyrophosphatase; phosphoribosyl-AMP cyclohydrolase, and histidinol dehydrogenase activities; catalyzes the second, third, ninth and tenth steps in histidine biosynthesis), whose amino-acid sequence MVLPILPLIDDLASWNSKKEYVSLVGQVLLDGSSLSNEEILQFSKEEEVPLVALSLPSGKFSDDEIIAFLNNGVSSLFIASQDAKTAEHLVEQLNVPKERVVVEENGVFSNQFMVKQKFSQDKIVSIKKLSKDMLTKEVLGEVRTDRPDGLYTTLVVDQYERCLGLVYSSKKSIAKAIDLGRGVYYSRSRNEIWIKGETSGNGQKLLQISTDCDSDALKFIVEQENVGFCHLETMSCFGEFKHGLVGLESLLKQRLQDAPEESYTRRLFNDSALLDAKIKEEAEELTEAKGKKELSWEAADLFYFALAKLVANDVSLKDVENNLNMKHLKVTRRKGDAKPKFVGQPKAEEEKLTGPIHLDVVKASDKVGVQKALSRPIQKTSEIMHLVNPIIENVRDKGNSALLEYTEKFDGVKLSNPVLNAPFPEEYFEGLTEEMKEALDLSIENVRKFHAAQLPTETLEVETQPGVLCSRFPRPIEKVGLYIPGGTAILPSTALMLGVPAQVAQCKEIVFASPPRKSDGKVSPEVVYVAEKVGASKIVLAGGAQAVAAMAYGTETIPKVDKILGPGNQFVTAAKMYVQNDTQALCSIDMPAGPSEVLVIADEDADVDFVASDLLSQAEHGIDSQVILVGVNLSEKKIQEIQDAVHNQALQLPRVDIVRKCIAHSTIVLCDGYEEALEMSNQYAPEHLILQIANANDYVKLVDNAGSVFVGAYTPESCGDYSSGTNHTLPTYGYARQYSGANTATFQKFITAQNITPEGLENIGRAVMCVAKKEGLDGHRNAVKIRMSKLGLIPKDFQ is encoded by the coding sequence aTGGTTTTGCCGATTCTACCGTTAATTGATGATCTGGCCTCATGGAATAGTAAGAAGGAATACGTTTCACTTGTTGGTCAGGTACTTTTGGATGGCTCGAGCCTGAGTAATGAAGAGATTCTCCAGTTCTccaaagaggaagaagttCCATTGGTGGCTTTGTCCTTGCCAAGTGGTAAATTCAGCGATGATGAAATCATTGCCTTCTTGAACAACGGAGTTTCTTCTCTGTTCATTGCTAGCCAAGATGCTAAAACAGCCGAACACTTGGTTGAACAATTGAATGTACCAAAGGAGCGTGTTGTTGTGGAAGAGAACGGTGTTTTCTCCAATCAATTCATggtaaaacaaaaattctCGCAAGATAAAATTGTGTccataaagaaattaagcAAGGATATGTTGACCAAAGAAGTGCTTGGTGAAGTACGTACAGACCGTCCTGACGGTTTATATACCACCCTAGTTGTCGACCAATATGAGCGTTGTCTAGGGTTGGTGTATTCTTCGAAGAAATCTATAGCAAAGGCCATCGATTTGGGTCGTGGCGTTTATTATTCTCGTTCTAGGAATGAAATCTGGATCAAGGGTGAAACTTCTGGCAATGGCCAAAAGCTTTTACAAATCTCTACTGACTGTGATTCGGATGCCTTAAAGTTTATCgttgaacaagaaaacgTTGGATTTTGCCACTTGGAGACCATGTCTTGCTTTGGTGAATTCAAGCATGGTTTGGTGGGGCTAGAATCTTTACTAAAACAAAGGCTACAGGACGCTCCAGAGGAATCTTATACTAGAAGACTATTCAACGACTCTGCATTGTTAGATGCCAAGATCAAGGAAGAAGCTGAAGAACTGACTGAGGCAAAGGGTAAGAAGGAGCTTTCTTGGGAGGCTGCCGATTTGTTCTACTTTGCACTGGCCAAATTAGTGGCCAACGATGTTTCATTGAAGGACGTCGAGAATAATCTGAATATGAAGCATCTGAAGGTTACAAGACGGAAAGGTGATGCTAAGCCAAAGTTTGTTGGACAACCAAAggctgaagaagaaaaactgaCCGGTCCAATTCACTTGGACGTGGTGAAGGCTTCCGACAAAGTTGGTGTGCAGAAGGCTTTGAGCAGACCAATCCAAAAGACTTCTGAAATTATGCATTTAGTCAATCCGATCATCGAAAATGTTAGAGACAAAGGTAACTCTGCCCTTTTGGAGTACACAGAAAAGTTTGATGGTGTAAAATTATCCAATCCTGTTCTTAATGCTCCATTCCCAGAAGAATACTTTGAAGGTTTAACCGAGGAAATGAAGGAAGCTTTGGACCTTTCAATTGAAAACGTCCGCAAATTCCATGCTGCTCAATTGCCAACAGAGACTCTTGAAGTTGAAACCCAACCTGGTGTCTTGTGTTCCAGATTCCCTCGtcctattgaaaaagttggTTTGTATATCCCTGGTGGCACTGCCATTTTACCAAGTACTGCATTAATGCTTGGTGTTCCAGCACAAGTTGCCCAATGTAAGGAGATTGTGTTTGCATCTCCACCAAGAAAATCTGATGGTAAAGTTTCACCCGAAGTTGTTTATGTCGCAGAAAAAGTTGGCGCTTCCAAGATTGTTCTAGCTGGTGGTGCCCAAGCCGTTGCTGCTATGGCTTACGGGACAGAAACTATTCCTAAAGTGGATAAGATCTTGGGTCCAGGTAATCAATTTGTGACTGCCGCCAAAATGTATGTTCAAAATGACACTCAAGCTCTATGTTCCATTGATATGCCAGCTGGCCCAAGTGAAGTTTTGGTTATTGCCGATGAAGATGCCGATGTGGATTTTGTTGCAAGTGATTTGCTATCGCAAGCTGAACACGGTATTGACTCCCAAGTTATCCTTGTTGGTGTTAACTTGagcgaaaagaaaattcaagagATTCAAGATGCTGTCCACAATCAAGCTTTACAACTGCCACGTGTGGATATTGTTCGTAAATGTATTGCTCACAGTACGATCGTTCTTTGTGACGGTTACGAAGAAGCCCTTGAAATGTCCAACCAATATGCACCAGAACATTTGATTCTACAAATCGCCAATGCTAACGATTATGTTAAATTGGTTGACAATGCAGGGTCCGTATTTGTGGGTGCTTACACTCCAGAATCGTGCGGTGACTATTCAAGTGGTACTAACCATACATTACCAACCTATGGTTACGCTAGGCAGTACAGTGGTGCCAACACTGCAACCTTCCAAAAGTTTATCACTGCCCAAAACATTACCCCTGAAGGTTTAGAAAACATCGGTAGAGCTGTTATGTGCGTTGCCAAGAAGGAGGGTCTAGACGGTCACAGAAACGCTGTGAAAATCAGAATGAGTAAGCTTGGGTTGATCCCAAAGGATTTCCAGTAG
- the RRP7 gene encoding Rrp7p (Essential protein involved in rRNA processing and ribosome biogenesis; forms a complex with Utp22p; protein abundance increases in response to DNA replication stress) has translation MGIEDISAMKNGFIVVPFKLPDHKALPKSQEASLHFMFAKRHQSSNSNESDCLFLVNLPLLSNIEHMKKFVGQLCGKYDTVSHVEELLYNDEFGLHEVDLSALTSDLMSSTDVNEKRYTPRNTALLKFVDAASINNCWNALKKYSNLHAKHPNELFEWTYTTPSFTTFVNFYKPLDIDYLKEDIHTHMAIFEQREAQAQEDVQSSIVDEDGFTLVVGKNTKSLNSIRKKILNKNPLSKHENKAKPISNIDKKAKKDFYRFQVRERKKQEINQLLSKFKEDQERIKVMKAKRKFNPYT, from the coding sequence ATGGGTATTGAAGACATTAGCGCCATGAAGAACGGGTTTATAGTGGTGCCGTTCAAATTACCGGATCACAAGGCACTACCCAAAAGCCAGGAAGCTTCGTTGCATTTCATGTTTGCTAAAAGACACCAGAGTTCAAATTCCAACGAGTCTGACTGTTTGTTTTTGGTCAACCTTCCATTATTATCTAACATAGAGCACATGAAGAAATTTGTCGGGCAGCTCTGTGGGAAATACGATACAGTATCGCATGTAGAGGAACTACTATATAACGATGAATTTGGATTACATGAAGTAGATTTATCGGCATTGACCTCCGATCTGATGTCCTCCACTGACGTCAACGAGAAGAGATACACACCAAGAAACACGGCGCTAttaaaatttgttgatgCTGCAAGTATAAATAACTGCTGGAatgctttgaaaaaatactcGAATTTGCATGCCAAACATCCAAATGAACTATTTGAATGGACATATACGACTCCATCATTCACAACTTTTGTTAACTTCTACAAACCACTGGATATTgattatttgaaagaagatattCATACACATATGGCAATTTTTGAACAGCGTGAAGCTCAAGCACAAGAGGATGTTCAAAGTTCTATAGTGGATGAGGATGGATTCACATTAGTTGTAGGAAAGAACACCAAGTCATTGAATTCcataagaaagaaaatattaaacAAAAATCCATTATCCAAACATGAAAATAAGGCCAAgccaatttcaaatatagATAAAAAGGCAAAGAAAGATTTCTATAGATTTCAGGTCAGAGAACGTAAAAAACAGGAGATCAATCAACTGTTAAGTAAATTTAAGGaagatcaagaaagaaTCAAGGTAATGAAAGCTAAGAGAAAATTCAATCCATACACTTAA
- the LSB5 gene encoding Lsb5p (Protein involved in membrane-trafficking events at plasma membrane; interacts with actin regulators Sla1p and Las17p, ubiquitin, Arf3p to couple actin dynamics to membrane trafficking processes; similar structure to GGA family of proteins with N-terminal VHS domain and GAT domain; binds Las17p, which is homolog of human Wiskott-Aldrich Syndrome protein involved in actin patch assembly, actin polymerization; may mediate disassembly of Pan1 complex from endocytic coat), whose amino-acid sequence MGFLSDHPHTAITETIFRIVSSRDYTLEVELAPLIQLIKADHNDYNYTVNQEEAARALRKKIKYGNRLQQSRTLDLLDLFISQGVKFTVMYNDDKLLQRLRGMATNSENSGSGEKYEPRIIKKCAAYAISWLNYITQNNLENARAYSGLYQLGQTVKQRYSKSSRSRRSGGGSGGRSNFMDDSADDTLYQSNSLTSADRLYRIPQINMNKEAPRIRLIISDALASAVSLQNSLIGLPKGKFSTDDEEATSKFIQARAIRRKVLRYLQLVTEGEFLGSLIHANDELVAALTAYDDRSAQDDSSDESDHGSYDDGIYDENEQDNSRYIDSESSEEESLSSYQPSTISNPFGDHNKI is encoded by the coding sequence ATGGGGTTTCTTTCGGATCATCCGCATACAGCTATCACCGAGACGATCTTTCGAATTGTCTCTTCAAGGGACTATACGCTAGAAGTGGAGTTAGCTCCCTTGATTCAGCTTATCAAAGCAGATCACAACGATTATAACTATACCGTGAACCAAGAAGAAGCTGCGCGAGCActtagaaagaaaataaagtatGGGAACCGGCTGCAGCAGTCCAGGACTCTGGACCTCTTGGATCTGTTCATCTCACAAGGCGTGAAGTTTACAGTCATGTACAATGATGACAAGCTGCTGCAAAGGCTGAGAGGGATGGCTACGAACTCTGAAAACAGCGGGTCCGGTGAAAAGTATGAGCCTAGGATTATTAAGAAGTGCGCGGCGTATGCTATCTCGTGGCTAAACTATATTACGCAGAACAACCTTGAGAATGCGAGGGCGTATTCAGGTCTTTATCAATTGGGTCAAACAGTCAAACAGAGGTACTCGAAGAGCAGCCGTTCCCGCCGTAGCGGCGGAGGCTCTGGCGGACGGTCTAACTTCATGGATGATAGCGCCGACGACACTTTGTACCAGTCCAACTCGCTGACTAGTGCCGATAGATTGTATAGGATTCCACAGATCAACATGAACAAAGAGGCACCCAGGATTCGGCTCATAATCAGCGATGCTCTCGCGTCTGCTGTGTCGTTACAGAACTCGCTGATCGGGCTGCCCAAGGGCAAGTTCTCCACAGACGATGAAGAGGCCACGTCCAAGTTCATCCAGGCAAGGGCGATCAGAAGGAAAGTTCTTAGATATCTGCAATTGGTCACGGAGGGTGAGTTTCTGGGTAGCTTAATTCATGCCAATGATGAACTGGTGGCTGCGTTGACTGCATACGACGACCGAAGCGCTCAGGACGATAGCAGCGATGAAAGTGATCACGGCTCGTACGATGACGGTATTTATGATGAAAACGAGCAGGATAACAGCAGGTATATTGATAGCGAGTCCTCAGAGGAAGAGAGCTTGTCTTCTTATCAGCCGTCCACGATCTCAAACCCTTTCGGTGATCATaacaaaatttga
- the GFD2 gene encoding Gfd2p (hypothetical protein; identified as a high-copy suppressor of a dbp5 mutation; GFD2 has a paralog, YDR514C, that arose from the whole genome duplication), with translation MQVQKMVRDNSNNGSDKSVHWERRNNNGAGPRYRSRSGNTGALATKLSNGTLSVRGLVKDRTGSGKIAGCVEAFLDARTQLNTPWDRAKCNWLDQIDYYVQLRKTAFSKELDQLRKPMIDAYVAEMRQKFDASYGQSRAQLEAKLAQVDSEWHMVHGDVHAKLEKLVEERRFLKRLSDTIVPPRSKRSQRLSPLTKEDRANCICPQPKGMSDTAWFEAIQKKMLGMNGTIKLLETEQKLLADEKNSVRKTFWPMVEAHSRSNEFAYLEKCIRLMASQRAICFCLDIEAFETNQNVITEIGISIYDPRENMVPSMVPITKNYHLIIEESLELRNQKWVCDYKDCYLLGESYVLSLKECVHFIQSLINYYLVPVTEEDKTWSRAFVGHHVSGDLKWLETIGVKFPGRGYEGHLDHTLLLAETPGDLDVFILDTEQFYRKSYGEKGSSLGKILRLFEIPHAFLHNAGNDAYYTLHLFMKFCDVNFRKISGMDDVLKVMGQVKVWGERDVREPKVVPMSYAISIEEAVKNRTYRKGVKSSRKERVCQTEFGGLTYFGTAKDAFTSTLPTH, from the coding sequence ATGCAGGTTCAAAAAATGGTGAGAGATAACAGTAATAACGGTAGCGATAAAAGCGTCCATTGGGAGAGGAGGAATAATAACGGCGCAGGCCCCCGTTATCGTTCCAGAAGCGGTAATACCGGTGCTTTGGCAACAAAACTAAGTAATGGGACGCTCTCTGTCAGAGGATTAGTGAAGGACCGAACAGGAAGCGGCAAGATCGCGGGCTGTGTGGAGGCGTTTCTGGATGCCAGGACCCAATTGAATACGCCCTGGGACCGTGCTAAGTGCAATTGGCTGGACCAGATAGATTACTATGTACAGTTGAGAAAGACCGCGTTTTCTAAGGAATTGGACCAACTAAGGAAGCCCATGATCGATGCATATGTGGCGGAGATGAGGCAGAAGTTTGATGCCTCCTATGGACAATCCAGGGCGCAATTGGAAGCCAAACTGGCGCAGGTGGACAGTGAATGGCATATGGTACATGGTGATGTGCATGCAAAACTGGAAAAACTCGTGGAAGAACGCcggtttttgaaaagattaagCGACACGATCGTACCACCCAGGTCCAAAAGATCACAGCGGCTGTCTCCATTGACCAAAGAGGACCGAGCCAACTGTATCTGTCCGCAGCCCAAAGGAATGAGCGACACCGCTTGGTTCGAAGCCattcagaagaaaatgttaGGAATGAATGGTACCATCAAGCTCCTAGAGACAGAACAGAAACTACTGGCTGACGAGAAAAACAGCGTGAGGAAGACGTTCTGGCCCATGGTGGAAGCACATTCACGCTCGAATGAATTTGCTTATCTGGAGAAATGCATCAGGCTGATGGCCTCTCAGAGAGCAATATGCTTTTGTCTTGATATAGAGGCTTTCGAAACAAACCAGAACGTAATCACCGAAATTGGGATTTCAATTTATGACCCCAGGGAAAATATGGTGCCGTCAATGGTTCCAATTACAAAGAATTACCACCTAATTATCGAGGAGTCCCTGGAACTTAGAAACCAAAAATGGGTCTGTGACTACAAGGATTGCTACTTATTGGGAGAAAGCTATGTTTTGAGCTTGAAAGAGTGCGTGCATTTCATTCAATCACTAATAAACTATTACTTGGTCCCGGTGACCGAAGAAGACAAGACATGGTCAAGGGCATTTGTTGGTCATCACGTGAGCGGGGATCTTAAGTGGCTGGAGACTATTGGTGTCAAATTCCCTGGCAGAGGGTATGAAGGCCATCTGGACCATACGCTGCTTTTGGCTGAAACTCCCGGTGATCTAGACGTGTTCATCTTGGACACTGAGCAGTTTTACAGGAAATCGTATGGCGAAAAGGGCAGCAGTCTGGGCAAGATTCTGCGGTTGTTCGAGATACCGCATGCGTTTCTACACAATGCCGGTAACGATGCCTACTATACCCTGCATTTGTTCATGAAGTTTTGCGATGTTAATTTCAGGAAAATAAGCGGCATGGACGATGTTCTTAAAGTAATGGGCCAAGTAAAAGTTTGGGGAGAACGAGACGTACGAGAGCCTAAAGTGGTGCCCATGTCGTATGCCATCTCCATCGAGGAGGCAGTCAAAAATCGGACGTACCGCAAGGGCGTCAAGAGCAGTAGGAAGGAAAGAGTCTGCCAAACGGAATTCGGTGGGTTAACGTATTTCGGAACTGCTAAAGACGCCTTCACAAGCACTCTTCCGACACACTAA
- the GRX1 gene encoding dithiol glutaredoxin GRX1 (Glutathione-dependent disulfide oxidoreductase; hydroperoxide and superoxide-radical responsive, heat-stable, with active site cysteine pair; protects cells from oxidative damage; GRX1 has a paralog, GRX2, that arose from the whole genome duplication; protein abundance increases in response to DNA replication stress) has product MVSQETIKHVKDLIAENEIFVASKTYCPYCHAALNTLFEKLKVPRSKVLVLQLNDMKEGADIQAALYEINGQRTVPNIYINGKHIGGNDDLQELRETGELEELLEPILAN; this is encoded by the coding sequence atggtatcTCAAGAAACTATCAAGCACGTCAAGGACCTTATTGCAGAAAACGAGATCTTCGTCGCATCCAAAACGTACTGTCCATACTGCCATGCAGCCCTAAACAcgctttttgaaaagttaaAGGTTCCCAGGTCCAAAGTTCTGGTTTTGCAATTGAATGACATGAAGGAAGGCGCAGACATTCAGGCTGCGTTATATGAGATTAATGGCCAAAGAACCGTGCCAAACATCTATATTAATGGTAAACATATTGGAGGCAACGACGACTTGCAGGAATTGAGGGAGACTGGTGAATTGGAGGAATTGTTAGAACCTATTCTTGCAAATTAA
- the MXR2 gene encoding peptide-methionine (R)-S-oxide reductase (Methionine-R-sulfoxide reductase; involved in the response to oxidative stress; protects iron-sulfur clusters from oxidative inactivation along with MXR1; involved in the regulation of lifespan) translates to MNKWSRLYVITVRRTFPGRRNIVLTQYWNKSKKMSDESNDVKWNDALTPLQLMVLRDKATERPNTGAYLHTNESGVYHCANCDRPLYSSKAKFDARCGWPAFYEEVSPGAITYHRDNSLMPARVEICCARCGGHLGHVFEGEGWKQLLNLPKDTRHCVNSASLNLKKD, encoded by the coding sequence atgaataagTGGAGCAGGCTGTACGTTATAACTGTACGCAGGACTTTTCCAGGGAGAAGAAACATTGTACTGACGCAGTACTGGAATAAGAGCAAGAAAATGAGTGACGAATCGAATGACGTGAAGTGGAACGATGCCCTGACACCATTGCAGCTGATGGTGCTGAGAGATAAGGCCACTGAAAGGCCCAACACCGGTGCGTATTTACACACCAACGAGTCCGGTGTCTACCATTGTGCCAACTGCGACAGACCGTTGTATTCGAGCAAGGCCAAGTTCGACGCTCGTTGTGGATGGCCCGCATTCTACGAAGAGGTATCCCCTGGAGCCATCACATATCATCGTGACAATTCTTTAATGCCTGCGAGGGTGGAGATATGTTGTGCAAGGTGTGGTGGACACTTGGGACATGTGTTTGAAGGTGAAGGCTGGAAACAGTTGCTAAACTTGCCCAAGGACACCAGACACTGTGTGAACAGTGCGTCTTTAAACCTCAAGAAGGATTAA